Proteins encoded in a region of the Vicia villosa cultivar HV-30 ecotype Madison, WI linkage group LG5, Vvil1.0, whole genome shotgun sequence genome:
- the LOC131607628 gene encoding fatty acid amide hydrolase-like isoform X1, translating to MDFFKTKGVVYKPVKDVNLGPDSTEFYLQANVKAPRMAGILIKIFTWFLESIFGNFLLYILKRNNLFHKHITNADLEESPLYVPLHQFEADQKEQEVKCLDSALTSPEKVHLAIDCLPTTLEKPINGTKPSFNRWTVMDYFRAYTSQDITPNIVAERFIASVNESSKPPLQMGFFINYNVEDILRQANESTLRYQKGEPISVLDGVLVAIKDEIDCLPYPTTGGTKWLHKQRPCKEDACCVKRLRLCGAILAGKTNMHELGAGTSGINPHYGASRNPYDVNRIAGGSSSGSASVVSAGLCPIALGVDGGGSVRMPAAICGVVGLKPTFGRIPHDGVLPLNWTVGMVGILAGTVEDSLIAYAAISGEIPSHLPSSLPAKINLPLLPLTKSLSDIKLAKYGKWFDDCSDDVRLCCSHALSKLHGRFGWKIQDVTLPEIEEMRLAHYVTIASECHTSLDSFRDKNLAKFGWDARVAVKIYGAFSSMEYIKAQKMRNRQLQFHNKIFSEADVIVSPTTGVTAYQIQNDALKTGELDYVNGAALIRYSIAGNFLGLPAVTVPVGYDKLGLPIGLQFIGKPWAEATLIHLAYAMQTICLSEYRKPAIFYDLLRKN from the exons ATGGATTTCTTCAAAACCAAAGGTGTGGTTTACAAGCCTGTGAAAGATGTGAACTTAGGCCCTGATAGCACTGAATTCTATCTCCAAGCCAATGTTAAAG CTCCGCGCATGGCTGGAATTTTGATCAAGATTTTCACTTGGTTTTTGGAGAGTATATTTGGAAATTTTCTGTTGTATATATTGaagagaaataatctttttcataAG CATATTACAAATGCAGATTTAGAAGAATCACCACTTTATGTTCCCTTACATCAATTTGAAG CAGACCAGAAAGAACAAGAAGTCAAATGCTTGGATTCTGCTTTGACTTCACCAGAAAAAGTTCATCTTGCAATAGATTGTTTACCTACAACTTTAGAAAAACCAATTAATGGAACAAAGCCTTCGTTTAATCGGTGGACCGTAATGGACTATTTCAGAGCCTACACCTCACAAGATATAACACCAAACATTGTTGCAGAAAGATTTATAGCTTCTGTTAATGAATCTTCGAAACCTCCACTTCAAATGGGATTCTTCATCAACTACAATGTTGAAGATATACTGAGACAAGCCAATGAATCGACTCTTCGGTATCAGAAAG GGGAACCTATCTCTGTGCTTGATGGAGTTCTCGTTGCCATCAAGGATGAAATAGACTGTTTACCATATCCTACTACAG GAGGTACAAAGTGGCTGCACAAACAAAGGCCTTGTAAGGAAGACGCTTGCTGTGTTAAGCGTTTAAGATTATGCGGCGCCATACTTGCTGGAAAGACTAATATGCATGAACTTGGCGCGGGAACTAGCGGTATAAATCCACATTACGG GGCTTCTAGAAATCCATATGATGTCAATAGGATTGCAGGAGGTTCTTCTAGTGGATCTGCTTCGGTGGTGTCCGCAGGGTTGTGTCCTATTGCTCTTGGTGTCGACGGGGGAGGTTCTGTAAGGATGCCAGCAGCAATTTGTGGTGTAGTTGGTCTAAAACCGACTTTTGGTCGCATACCTCATGACGG aGTTCTTCCTCTAAACTGGACAGTTGGAATGGTTGGAATACTAGCGGGCACGGTTGAGGATTCATTGATCGC TTATGCAGCAATCAGCGGCGAAATTCCGTCTCATCTGCCCTCTAGTTTGCCT GCCAAGATAAATCTTCCACTGCTGCCTTTAACAAAGTCCTTATCAGACATCAAGTTGGCAAAGTATGGCAAG TGGTTTGATGATTGTAGTGATGATGTCAGATTATGCTGTTCACATGCTCTAAGCAAGCTCCACGGTCGTTTTGGTTGGAAG ATTCAAGATGTAACTTTACCAGAAATCGAAGAAATGCGCCTAGCACATTATGTAACAATTGCATCAGAATGTCACACTTCACTTGATTCCTTTCGAGATAA AAATTTAGCCAAATTCGGATGGGATGCAAGAGTAGCAGTTAAGATCTATGGTGCTTTCAGCAGCATGGAGTATATTAAAGCTCAGAAGATGAG GAACCGTCAATTGCAGTTTCACAACAAAATATTCTCCGAAGCAGATGTCATTGTGTCGCCAACAACCGG TGTGACTGCATACCAAATTCAAAATGATGCACTCAAGACTGGTGAACTCGACTATGTCAACGGAG CTGCACTCATTCGGTATTCCATAGCAGGAAACTTCCTTGGACTTCCTGCAGTCACAGTTCCG GTTGGATATGATAAATTGGGTTTACCAATTGGTCTTCAGTTTATAGGAAAGCCTTGGGCTGAAGCAACACTGATTCACTTAGCATATGCAATGCAG ACTATATGCTTGTCAGAATACAGAAAGCCAGCTATATTTTATGATCTGCTGagaaaaaactaa
- the LOC131607628 gene encoding fatty acid amide hydrolase-like isoform X2, with amino-acid sequence MDFFKTKGVVYKPVKDVNLGPDSTEFYLQANVKAPRMAGILIKIFTWFLESIFGNFLLYILKRNNLFHKHITNADLEESPLYVPLHQFEDQKEQEVKCLDSALTSPEKVHLAIDCLPTTLEKPINGTKPSFNRWTVMDYFRAYTSQDITPNIVAERFIASVNESSKPPLQMGFFINYNVEDILRQANESTLRYQKGEPISVLDGVLVAIKDEIDCLPYPTTGGTKWLHKQRPCKEDACCVKRLRLCGAILAGKTNMHELGAGTSGINPHYGASRNPYDVNRIAGGSSSGSASVVSAGLCPIALGVDGGGSVRMPAAICGVVGLKPTFGRIPHDGVLPLNWTVGMVGILAGTVEDSLIAYAAISGEIPSHLPSSLPAKINLPLLPLTKSLSDIKLAKYGKWFDDCSDDVRLCCSHALSKLHGRFGWKIQDVTLPEIEEMRLAHYVTIASECHTSLDSFRDKNLAKFGWDARVAVKIYGAFSSMEYIKAQKMRNRQLQFHNKIFSEADVIVSPTTGVTAYQIQNDALKTGELDYVNGAALIRYSIAGNFLGLPAVTVPVGYDKLGLPIGLQFIGKPWAEATLIHLAYAMQTICLSEYRKPAIFYDLLRKN; translated from the exons ATGGATTTCTTCAAAACCAAAGGTGTGGTTTACAAGCCTGTGAAAGATGTGAACTTAGGCCCTGATAGCACTGAATTCTATCTCCAAGCCAATGTTAAAG CTCCGCGCATGGCTGGAATTTTGATCAAGATTTTCACTTGGTTTTTGGAGAGTATATTTGGAAATTTTCTGTTGTATATATTGaagagaaataatctttttcataAG CATATTACAAATGCAGATTTAGAAGAATCACCACTTTATGTTCCCTTACATCAATTTGAAG ACCAGAAAGAACAAGAAGTCAAATGCTTGGATTCTGCTTTGACTTCACCAGAAAAAGTTCATCTTGCAATAGATTGTTTACCTACAACTTTAGAAAAACCAATTAATGGAACAAAGCCTTCGTTTAATCGGTGGACCGTAATGGACTATTTCAGAGCCTACACCTCACAAGATATAACACCAAACATTGTTGCAGAAAGATTTATAGCTTCTGTTAATGAATCTTCGAAACCTCCACTTCAAATGGGATTCTTCATCAACTACAATGTTGAAGATATACTGAGACAAGCCAATGAATCGACTCTTCGGTATCAGAAAG GGGAACCTATCTCTGTGCTTGATGGAGTTCTCGTTGCCATCAAGGATGAAATAGACTGTTTACCATATCCTACTACAG GAGGTACAAAGTGGCTGCACAAACAAAGGCCTTGTAAGGAAGACGCTTGCTGTGTTAAGCGTTTAAGATTATGCGGCGCCATACTTGCTGGAAAGACTAATATGCATGAACTTGGCGCGGGAACTAGCGGTATAAATCCACATTACGG GGCTTCTAGAAATCCATATGATGTCAATAGGATTGCAGGAGGTTCTTCTAGTGGATCTGCTTCGGTGGTGTCCGCAGGGTTGTGTCCTATTGCTCTTGGTGTCGACGGGGGAGGTTCTGTAAGGATGCCAGCAGCAATTTGTGGTGTAGTTGGTCTAAAACCGACTTTTGGTCGCATACCTCATGACGG aGTTCTTCCTCTAAACTGGACAGTTGGAATGGTTGGAATACTAGCGGGCACGGTTGAGGATTCATTGATCGC TTATGCAGCAATCAGCGGCGAAATTCCGTCTCATCTGCCCTCTAGTTTGCCT GCCAAGATAAATCTTCCACTGCTGCCTTTAACAAAGTCCTTATCAGACATCAAGTTGGCAAAGTATGGCAAG TGGTTTGATGATTGTAGTGATGATGTCAGATTATGCTGTTCACATGCTCTAAGCAAGCTCCACGGTCGTTTTGGTTGGAAG ATTCAAGATGTAACTTTACCAGAAATCGAAGAAATGCGCCTAGCACATTATGTAACAATTGCATCAGAATGTCACACTTCACTTGATTCCTTTCGAGATAA AAATTTAGCCAAATTCGGATGGGATGCAAGAGTAGCAGTTAAGATCTATGGTGCTTTCAGCAGCATGGAGTATATTAAAGCTCAGAAGATGAG GAACCGTCAATTGCAGTTTCACAACAAAATATTCTCCGAAGCAGATGTCATTGTGTCGCCAACAACCGG TGTGACTGCATACCAAATTCAAAATGATGCACTCAAGACTGGTGAACTCGACTATGTCAACGGAG CTGCACTCATTCGGTATTCCATAGCAGGAAACTTCCTTGGACTTCCTGCAGTCACAGTTCCG GTTGGATATGATAAATTGGGTTTACCAATTGGTCTTCAGTTTATAGGAAAGCCTTGGGCTGAAGCAACACTGATTCACTTAGCATATGCAATGCAG ACTATATGCTTGTCAGAATACAGAAAGCCAGCTATATTTTATGATCTGCTGagaaaaaactaa
- the LOC131602889 gene encoding alternative NAD(P)H-ubiquinone oxidoreductase C1, chloroplastic/mitochondrial-like, translating into MSHIALTSSPTVVAFHRGAKQWSTLFPSSWRTRGINPSSFPNSARKRLQLRFFASGGNGGVVDEISETVKAHTNFVWPDNKKPRVCILGGGFGGLYTALRLESLQWPKDKKPHIALVDQSERFVFKPLLYELLSGEVDEWEIAPRFSDLLANTGVQFLKDRVKVLQPSDHLRANGSNASTRGGTVHLESGLHIEYDWLVLALGSEAKLEVVPGAVEFAIPFSTLEDARKVNNRLTILERKTFGKTKDHQISVAIVGCGYSGIELAATVAERLQNRGIVRAINNETTICPTAPPGNREAALKVLSSRKVELLLGYFVNSIRRASELDSTNTPTGVNESIETVPDFEKYILELQPAERGVQRRIVEADLVLWTVGSKPPLPHLEYSDVPFVIPLNARGQAETDETLRVKGHPRIFALGDSSALRDSNGRILPATAQVAFQQADFTGWNLWAAINGRPLLPFRFQNLGEMMTLGRSDAAITPSFIEGLTLEGPVGHTARKIAYLMRLPTDEHRLKVGISWFTKSAVESVSLLQSTLSKVLSDSSARSD; encoded by the exons ATGTCACACATTGCTTTAACTTCATCACCCACCGTCGTCGCTTTTCACC GTGGAGCGAAACAATGGAGCACGCTGTTCCCGAGTAGCTGGAGAACCAGGGGAATCAATCCATCTTCATTTCCAAACTCAGCCAGAAAACGGTTACAGTTGCGGTTTTTCGCTTCCGGCGGCAATGGAGGTGTTGTGGATGAAATATCTGAAACCGTAAAGGCGCACACGAATTTCGTTTGGCCTGATAACAAG AAGCCTAGAGTGTGTATTTTAGGTGGTGGATTCGGTGGTTTATATACTGCTTTAAGGTTGGAATCACTCCAGTGGCCCAAAGACAAAAAGCCACAT ATTGCTCTTGTTGACCAATCTGAACGATTTGTTTTCAAGCCACTGTTGTACGAGCTTCTATCTGGTG AGGTGGATGAATGGGAAATAGCTCCTCGCTTCTCGGATTTGCTGGCAAACACTGGCGTGCAGTTTTTAAAAGATAGAGTAAAAGTCTTGCAGCCCTCTGATCATTTGAGGGCGAATGGATCCAATGCATCTACTCGTGGAGGAACTGTTCATCTTGAAAGTGGCCTTCATATCGAATATGACTG GCTGGTTCTTGCATTAGGATCTGAAGCTAAGCTGGAAGTTGTACCAGGAGCAGTAGAATTTGCAATTCCTTTCTCAACCCTGGAGGATGCACGT AAAGTTAACAATAGATTGACAATATTAGAGAGAAAGACCTTTGGTAAGACTAAGGACCACCAAATTAGTGTGGCAATTGTTGGTTGTGGATACTCCGGGATTGAATTAGCAGCAACAGTAGCAGAGCGATTACAAAATAGGGGAATTGTTAGAGCTATTAATAATGAAACAACGATCTGCCCAACTGCCCCACCTGGCAATAGGGAAGCTGCACTGAAA GTTCTTTCATCCAGGAAGGTTGAACTTTTATTGGGTTATTTTGTCAACTCTATTCGGAGGGCCAGTGAGTTGGACTCTACAAATACTCCGACAGGGGTGAATGAAAGCATTGAAACAGTGCCGGATTTTGAAAAGTATATATTGGAACTGCAACCTGCTGAAAGGGGAGTGCAGCGTAGAATCGTTGAAGCGGATTTGGTATTGTGGACTGTTGGATCCAAACCTCCTCTTCCTCATCTGGAATATTCAGATGTACCATTTGTAATTCCACTTAATGCCAGGGGACAGGCGGAAACAGATGAAACTCTTCGTGTTAAGGGTCACCCAAGGATATTTGCTCTTGGTGACTCTTCGGCATTAAGGGATTCAAATGGAAGGATCCTTCCAGCCACTGCACAG GTTGCATTTCAACAAGCAGACTTTACTGGTTGGAATCTCTGGGCTGCAATCAATGGGCGCCCGCTTTTACCATTTAG GTTTCAGAACCTAGGTGAGATGATGACATTGGGAAGAAGTGATGCTGCTATTACTCCGAGTTTTATTGAGGGGTTAACTTTAGAAGGTCCCGTTGGCCATACTG CTAGGAAGATTGCTTATTTGATGAGGTTACCAACAGATGAGCATAGGCTTAAAGTAGGGATCAGCTGGTTTACAAAATCTGCTGTCGAGTCAGTGTCTTTGCTACAAAGTACCTTATCCAAGGTCCTTTCAGATTCCTCTGCTCGTTCAGATTGA
- the LOC131607627 gene encoding protein DOG1-like 4, translated as MGTWLSGSCTKKNIEKHSSPPKVMSVLPRSVTDDVNFDGESFHNFSECWMVEQNKYLDELVAANSAQPQLTDDTMHTLIDKVVEHHEYFYREKARWAKEDVLSMFSPSWLSSLERAFLWIGGWRPSMAFHLLYSKCSMQFQARLNDLILGQKTCDLGDLSASQLAKFDDLQRRTIREEREITDMMAEHQETIADASMVELSHVVSEMIGSGENEKEELEERIESVLEAKLEGLEKILHRADDLRLRALQGIVNILTPKQAIYFLIAAAELHLRLHEWGKKKDDAKKSKQGIKEGESHNS; from the coding sequence ATGGGAACATGGCTTTCCGGTTCATGCACCAAGAAGAACATTGAGAAACACTCTTCACCACCAAAAGTGATGTCTGTGCTTCCAAGAAGTGTCACTGATGACGTTAACTTTGATGGTGAAAGTTTTCACAATTTCTCTGAGTGTTGGATGGTTGAGCAAAACAAATATCTGGATGAACTTGTAGCTGCGAATTCAGCTCAACCTCAGCTCACAGATGATACAATGCATACCCTGATTGATAAGGTTGTTGAGCATCATGAGTATTTCTACAGAGAAAAAGCTAGGTGGGCGAAGGAAGATGTTTTGTCCATGTTTTCACCATCATGGTTAAGCTCTTTAGAAAGAGCTTTTCTTTGGATTGGTGGTTGGAGACCAAGCATGGCATTTCATTTACTGTATTCAAAATGCAGTATGCAATTTCAAGCTAGGTTGAATGACCTTATTCTAGGACAAAAAACATGTGACCTGGGAGATCTTTCCGCGTCTCAGCTCGCCAAGTTTGATGACTTGCAGAGGAGGACTATTAGAGAGGAGAGGGAAATCACTGATATGATGGCCGAGCATCAGGAAACGATTGCCGATGCTTCCATGGTCGAGTTGTCTCATGTGGTTTCTGAGATGATTGGAAGTGGAGAAAATGAGAAGGAGGAGTTGGAAGAGAGAATTGAATCAGTTCTTGAAGCTAAGCTGGAAGGTTTGGAGAAGATTCTTCATAGAGCTGATGATTTAAGGCTAAGAGCCTTGCAAGGGATTGTTAATATTCTAACTCCAAAGCAAGCTATTTACTTCTTGATTGCTGCTGCAGAGCTGCACCTGAGGCTACATGAGTGGGGTAAGAAGAAGGATGATGCCAAAAAGAGCAAACAAGGTATTAAGGAGGGTGAAAGCCATAATTCATGA